A single Thermoanaerobacterales bacterium DNA region contains:
- a CDS encoding acetyltransferase yields the protein MRRPEGLATKMTRPRIVVIGAGGHARVVLDILFSIGAYEVVGVVALDGPSYIGRYNIAYLGKDDVLPALLESGEAALAALGVGTVGDNHKRKDLFTRVKAIGYRFPPLIHPRAVVGGDLEQGEGLVVAAGATVNPGVICGTNVLINTGAVVDHDCRLGDHVHVAPGAVLCGGVRVGDTAHVGAGATIIQGLTIGEGAVVGAGAVVVRDVAPWTVVAGNPARVLRVLRDEA from the coding sequence TTGCGACGCCCTGAAGGACTGGCGACGAAGATGACTCGCCCACGCATTGTCGTAATCGGCGCCGGAGGACATGCCCGGGTTGTCCTCGATATTCTCTTTTCCATAGGTGCATATGAGGTTGTCGGTGTCGTGGCCCTTGATGGCCCGTCGTACATTGGACGGTATAACATTGCTTATCTTGGAAAGGACGATGTTTTGCCGGCCCTGTTGGAGAGCGGGGAGGCTGCGCTGGCGGCCCTCGGGGTCGGCACGGTTGGCGACAACCACAAGCGGAAGGATTTGTTTACCAGGGTTAAGGCTATAGGTTATCGTTTCCCTCCGCTCATTCACCCGCGAGCTGTTGTTGGCGGTGACCTTGAGCAGGGGGAGGGGTTGGTGGTGGCTGCTGGTGCGACCGTTAACCCCGGCGTAATCTGTGGTACAAACGTTTTAATTAATACAGGGGCGGTGGTCGACCACGACTGCCGGCTCGGTGACCACGTGCATGTAGCCCCGGGAGCGGTTCTCTGCGGCGGCGTGAGGGTTGGCGACACGGCCCACGTAGGCGCCGGTGCCACGATCATCCAGGGGTTGACCATTGGTGAAGGGGCGGTGGTCGGCGCCGGCGCCGTGGTGGTACGTGACGTCGCCCCGTGGACCGTGGTGGCCGGGAATCCGGCGCGGGTTTTACGTGTACTGAGGGATGAGGCCTAA